A region of Flavobacterium indicum GPTSA100-9 = DSM 17447 DNA encodes the following proteins:
- a CDS encoding DegT/DnrJ/EryC1/StrS family aminotransferase has product MRKLQMVDLKSQYDRIKDEVNASIQEVLDTTTYINGPLVHQFQADLEKYLGVKHVIPCANGTDALQIAMMGLGLKPGDEVITADFTFAATVEVIALLQLTPVLVDVDMNNMNISIEGIKKAITPKTKAIVPVHLFGRAANMDAIMELANEHNLFVIEDNAQAIGADYTWKKDGSKQKVGTIGHVGATSFFPSKNLGCYGDGGAIFTNDDALAHTIRGIVNHGMYVRYHHDVVGVNSRLDSIQAGVLKAKLPHLDSYNKARQVAARKYSEAFAFNPNIWAPTICESCDCHVFHQYVIRILNGKRDGLLEHLQAKGIPCAIYYPIPLHSQKAYADARYKEEDFPVTNQLVKEVIALPMHTELDEEQIKFITDAVLEYV; this is encoded by the coding sequence ATGAGAAAATTACAAATGGTTGACTTAAAAAGTCAATACGATCGAATAAAAGACGAAGTAAATGCTTCTATTCAAGAAGTGTTAGATACAACTACTTATATTAATGGTCCGTTAGTACATCAATTTCAAGCTGATTTAGAAAAATATTTAGGAGTAAAACATGTTATTCCATGTGCCAATGGGACAGATGCGTTGCAAATTGCCATGATGGGATTAGGTTTAAAACCTGGAGACGAAGTTATTACAGCTGATTTTACTTTTGCGGCTACTGTAGAAGTGATTGCTTTGTTGCAATTAACGCCTGTTTTGGTTGATGTGGATATGAATAACATGAATATTTCTATTGAAGGAATAAAAAAGGCAATTACACCTAAAACTAAAGCAATTGTACCCGTTCACTTGTTTGGTAGAGCAGCTAATATGGATGCCATTATGGAGCTTGCTAATGAACACAATTTATTTGTTATCGAAGATAATGCGCAAGCAATTGGTGCAGATTATACATGGAAAAAAGACGGTTCTAAACAAAAAGTGGGTACTATTGGCCATGTTGGTGCAACTTCTTTTTTTCCATCTAAAAACTTAGGTTGTTATGGAGATGGCGGTGCAATATTCACCAATGATGATGCTCTTGCCCATACAATAAGAGGGATTGTAAATCATGGTATGTATGTAAGATACCATCACGATGTGGTGGGAGTAAATTCTAGATTAGATAGTATTCAGGCTGGAGTTTTAAAGGCAAAATTACCGCATTTAGATAGTTACAACAAAGCAAGACAAGTGGCCGCTAGAAAATATTCTGAAGCTTTTGCTTTTAATCCAAATATTTGGGCTCCAACTATATGTGAATCGTGTGATTGTCATGTGTTTCATCAATACGTAATTCGAATTTTAAATGGAAAGCGTGATGGTTTACTAGAACATTTACAAGCTAAAGGTATTCCTTGTGCAATTTATTATCCTATTCCGTTGCACAGTCAAAAAGCATATGCCGATGCACGATATAAAGAAGAAGATTTTCCTGTAACGAATCAATTAGTGAAAGAAGTAATTGCATTACCTATGCATACTGAATTAGACGAAGAGCAAATTAAGTTTATTACAGACGCAGTTTTAGAATACGTTTAA
- a CDS encoding 3-deoxy-D-manno-octulosonic acid transferase encodes MYQIYNLIVILAAQIVKLLALFSPKMKLFVAGRKNVFSILKEKIQVTDRTIWFHAASLGEYEQGLPVIEKIKKQYPEHKIIVTFFSPSGYEVRKNNTIADVTLYLPLDTFSNAKKFLSLTHPDFVFFIKYEYWPNYLHELKKRNIKTYLISGIFRDNQAFFKWYGGLYRKALKSFNFFFVQNENSKKLANSIGLNNVMVSGDTRFDRVVSILERDNTLDYIEQFKNNTSTIVIGSSWPKDEELLVRYINTASNEVKFIIAPHNIKLEQISTLKNQIQKNTILYSEKENKSLSEYQVFIIDTIGILTKIYSYADIAYVGGGFGNPGVHNILEPATFGIPIVIGPNYSHFIEATALVNKKGCMSISNFEELKTTLDELVFNTNQRKEQGVICKNFILENKGATDLILKNL; translated from the coding sequence ATGTACCAAATATATAATTTAATTGTTATACTTGCCGCTCAAATTGTAAAATTATTGGCGCTGTTTAGTCCCAAAATGAAACTATTTGTAGCGGGAAGAAAAAATGTTTTTTCCATTCTTAAAGAAAAAATACAAGTAACAGACCGTACGATTTGGTTTCATGCCGCCTCATTAGGTGAATACGAGCAAGGTTTACCTGTAATTGAAAAAATTAAAAAGCAATATCCTGAGCATAAAATTATTGTGACCTTTTTTTCCCCTTCGGGTTATGAAGTTCGAAAAAACAATACTATTGCTGATGTAACACTTTATCTTCCGTTGGACACCTTTTCCAATGCAAAAAAATTTCTTTCATTAACCCATCCCGATTTTGTATTTTTCATTAAATATGAATATTGGCCCAACTACTTACATGAATTAAAAAAACGAAATATAAAAACCTATTTAATATCAGGAATTTTCAGAGATAATCAAGCGTTCTTTAAATGGTATGGCGGTTTATACAGAAAAGCATTAAAAAGTTTTAATTTCTTTTTTGTTCAAAATGAAAATTCTAAAAAATTAGCTAATTCAATCGGACTTAACAATGTAATGGTTTCTGGCGACACCCGTTTTGACAGAGTAGTATCTATTTTAGAACGAGATAATACATTGGATTATATTGAACAATTTAAAAATAACACTTCTACTATAGTTATCGGAAGTTCTTGGCCTAAAGATGAAGAACTATTGGTACGTTATATTAACACTGCTTCAAATGAAGTAAAATTCATTATTGCACCGCACAACATCAAGTTAGAACAAATATCAACGTTGAAAAATCAAATACAAAAGAATACAATTTTATATTCTGAGAAAGAAAATAAGTCTTTATCTGAATACCAAGTCTTCATTATTGACACTATCGGTATTTTAACCAAAATATATTCGTACGCAGATATTGCTTATGTAGGAGGCGGATTTGGAAATCCGGGCGTACATAATATTTTAGAACCTGCCACGTTTGGAATTCCAATCGTAATTGGTCCTAATTATTCGCATTTTATTGAAGCTACAGCTTTAGTAAATAAAAAAGGATGTATGTCAATTTCTAACTTTGAAGAATTAAAAACCACTTTAGATGAATTGGTTTTCAATACAAATCAAAGAAAAGAACAAGGAGTCATTTGTAAAAATTTCATTTTGGAGAATAAAGGAGCGACCGATTTAATTTTAAAAAACCTGTAA